One Paenibacillus sp. FSL W8-0186 genomic window carries:
- a CDS encoding phosphatidate cytidylyltransferase: protein MNSSLITLTLIFTALLVIQVIYYILNKIQPDKDYGAIGSKIKTWWGMFVIFCLATLFNPVVSLLSLMVLTFFALKEYFSMIRSRKADRRLYLWAYLSIPVQFYWIYIEWYGMFIIFIPIYVFLFLPLPRLINKGTVGFLRSVSSTQWGLMLMVFGLSHLAYFQFATPEYGAGLVLFLVVLTQLNDVAHHVASLYFGKRKVVPTANPYLTWEGFAFAFLVTTAAAYLIHPYLTPLGPVFGVFSGMLISLSGFFGSLTVSVLKRDLLIGDDNKFDALKESYLSRVDSLAYTSPVIFHVIRYFFDFM, encoded by the coding sequence ATGAACAGCTCGCTCATAACTTTAACCCTGATTTTTACTGCATTATTAGTCATTCAGGTTATCTATTATATCCTGAACAAAATACAGCCGGACAAAGATTACGGCGCCATCGGCTCCAAAATCAAAACCTGGTGGGGCATGTTCGTTATTTTTTGTCTGGCCACTCTATTTAATCCGGTCGTTTCGCTGCTGTCCCTCATGGTGCTTACCTTCTTCGCGCTGAAGGAGTATTTCTCCATGATCCGCTCCAGAAAAGCCGACCGCCGATTGTATCTTTGGGCTTACTTGTCCATCCCGGTACAGTTTTACTGGATCTACATCGAGTGGTATGGGATGTTCATTATCTTTATCCCGATCTATGTGTTCCTATTCCTGCCGCTCCCGCGGCTGATCAACAAAGGAACAGTCGGCTTCCTGCGCAGCGTCAGCTCCACCCAATGGGGTCTCATGCTGATGGTATTCGGGCTTAGCCACCTGGCCTATTTCCAGTTTGCCACGCCGGAGTATGGCGCAGGGCTTGTGTTGTTCCTGGTCGTGCTGACCCAGTTGAATGACGTGGCCCATCATGTGGCATCGCTGTATTTCGGCAAACGCAAAGTCGTTCCGACGGCCAATCCCTACCTGACCTGGGAAGGGTTTGCCTTCGCATTTCTGGTGACGACCGCAGCAGCCTATTTGATCCACCCCTACCTGACGCCGCTCGGCCCTGTGTTCGGAGTGTTCTCCGGCATGCTGATCAGCTTGAGCGGGTTCTTCGGCAGCTTAACGGTTTCGGTGCTGAAGCGGGATTTGCTCATCGGCGACGACAACAAGTTCGATGCGCTTAAAGAAAGCTACCTCAGCCGGGTTGATAGTCTAGCTTATACTTCACCGGTGATTTTCCACGTGATTCGTTACTTTTTTGATTTCATGTAG
- a CDS encoding PhzF family phenazine biosynthesis protein: MEFYIVDVFAEQKYQGNPLAVLLPDRELTTEEMQQIAKEINFSETTFIMSGKQRDGGYPVRIFTPDVEIPFAGHPSLGTAFVIHHRLDPDKSRHILLNLGVGQIPVSFAEGSDNELWMKQQQPIFGEAIAPSVIAEILQISVEDIQTAYPIHVSSTGLPSVIVPLKTLDAVRKCEVDPRKYKAFLENIADANLLVFSEETLHEQNDLHVRVFVNDTGYYEDPATGSANGNLAGYLLKHECLQKSVIQLRIEQGYAAGRPSLLHIDASKNGDAYDINIGGRVFFVAKGEWL; this comes from the coding sequence GTGGAATTCTATATCGTTGATGTATTTGCAGAACAAAAATATCAAGGCAACCCGCTCGCCGTACTGCTGCCGGACCGGGAACTGACCACGGAGGAGATGCAGCAGATCGCCAAAGAGATCAACTTCTCGGAAACGACCTTCATTATGTCAGGCAAACAGAGGGACGGGGGATACCCTGTGCGCATTTTTACCCCGGATGTGGAAATACCCTTTGCGGGACATCCTTCGCTTGGAACGGCCTTTGTCATTCATCACCGCCTTGATCCGGATAAGAGCAGGCATATTCTCCTGAATCTTGGCGTGGGCCAAATTCCCGTCTCCTTTGCCGAAGGATCAGACAACGAGTTATGGATGAAGCAGCAGCAGCCTATATTCGGGGAGGCTATCGCTCCTTCCGTGATCGCAGAGATACTCCAAATTTCTGTCGAGGACATCCAGACCGCCTACCCCATCCACGTATCCTCAACAGGGCTTCCATCCGTCATTGTCCCTTTAAAGACCCTGGATGCTGTGCGAAAATGCGAGGTTGACCCTAGGAAATATAAGGCCTTCCTCGAAAATATAGCGGATGCGAATCTGCTCGTGTTCTCCGAGGAGACCCTTCATGAGCAAAATGATTTGCATGTGCGGGTATTCGTCAATGACACGGGGTATTATGAAGATCCCGCTACCGGCAGTGCCAATGGGAATCTGGCAGGTTACCTGTTAAAGCACGAATGTTTGCAAAAGAGCGTAATTCAGCTTCGTATCGAGCAGGGGTACGCCGCGGGGCGTCCTTCCCTTCTGCACATAGATGCCTCTAAGAATGGTGATGCTTACGACATCAATATCGGCGGGCGGGTATTCTTTGTCGCCAAAGGCGAATGGCTGTAG